Proteins found in one Odontesthes bonariensis isolate fOdoBon6 chromosome 11, fOdoBon6.hap1, whole genome shotgun sequence genomic segment:
- the LOC142391588 gene encoding NACHT, LRR and PYD domains-containing protein 1b allele 2-like, with protein sequence MTELMELPSSFTPEMETERSKISYRFRCPGPGVFQCTLTRMVFAMTQKTELLYRTVLWPDSLLESAGKTPAGLLFNITCSEGAVRQLHLPHCETKNALRSDGLLTVAHISDSDGMTILKPLKITDTHVVVNVPHLSSFGLLWDSLLRFPKIPEPVNGQILLFLRTPVREPRTLDVLVLQDNIPVSEAAAQHKHSEQIQIPADCLLTHGQSYSVHCEPEALIIQPESMQFHVKTGPNYHPTFEVFLTVIPKKVTLMVQDKNGMEVWKRSFFSNRLGCFSEGPSTGNQDEEGTP encoded by the exons ATGACAGAACTGATGGAG CTTCCATCCAGCTTTACACCTGAAATGGAGACTGAACGTTCAAAAATCTCATACAG GTTCAGGTGTCCTGGTCCAGGTGTTTTCCAGTGTACTCTGACCAGAATGGTGTTTGCTATGACTCAGAAGACAGAGCTGCTGTACAGGACTGTCCTGTGGCCCGACAGTCTCCTAGAGTCAGCTGGCAAAACCCCCGCAGGGCTGCTGTTCAACATCACGTGTTCTGAGGGTGCAGTCCGTCAGCTCCACCTCCCACACTGTGAAACAAAAAATG CCTTGCGCTCCGATGGCCTGCTGACTGTTGCACACATCAGTGATTCTGATGGAATGACCATCCTGAAGCCACTGAAGATTACAGACACTCATGTAGTTGTGAACGTCCCCCACCTATCCTCCTTTGGCCTCCTCTGGGATTCTCTCCTCAGATTTCCGAAAATCCCTGAGCCAGTAAACGGCCAAATCCTGCTGTTCCTCAGAACTCCAGTTAGAGAGCCTCGAACACTGGATGTGTTGGTGCTGCAGGACAACATCCCTGTGTCAGAG GCTGCTGCTCAGCATAAACATTCTGAGCAAATCCAGATCCCCGCTGACTGTCTCCTCACCCATGGTCAAAGTTACAGTGTCCACTGTGAACCCGAAGCCTTGATAATACAGCCTGAG agtATGCAGTTTCACGTTAAGACAGGGCCAAATTACCATCCAACATTTGAGGTTTTCCTGACTGTGATCCCAAAGAAAGTGACTTTGATGGTCCAAGATAAAAACGGGATGGAAGTTTGGAAACgtagttttttttccaacag gttgGGATGTTTCAGTGAGGGTCCCAGCACAG